One Tetrapisispora phaffii CBS 4417 chromosome 2, complete genome genomic region harbors:
- the TPHA0B00500 gene encoding DEAD/DEAH box helicase (similar to Saccharomyces cerevisiae PIF1 (YML061C); ancestral locus Anc_4.322) produces the protein MITKCNTKTLYRLIKFGNIQLTTSIFYQSSRVFTKYLISNYHTMSGNYEDLKELLSDSSDWDINESRSRATINTKTAAVNIAHISTPKKIGTLKKNDSEDLSFIDDLEEDSSLLKLLHKKKTNDKTLFGALNQRPKNKSLLKTPQDISPNFWNDIKNNSSPLFTKNTSTQLTNIHKVLHSQRDYSTGSSNISSNEHNQKSIDKKKTFKDIQEEELELLLASQSNESTINEENSLKYKQSDEALQEQLDDDFDHVDEIDVDLVDEVDIEAKINYDNFIKEQRKNLEISSENAKPTHISISDESSPIVIKKREKTRYGNKFHLLTQRPGLNSDDNPIKTLNLPKDNKIMIPIRLSEEQENVIKLAEEGRNIFYTGSAGTGKSVLLRQMIKVLKRKYGHARVGITASTGLAACNIGGITVHSFTGIGLGKGDEENLYKKVRRSRKHLKRWQNISALIIDEISMLDGILLDKLNYIAQKIRKNKAPFGGIQIIFCGDFFQLPPVVKDNSPLKFAFESDIWKNGIDVTIMLQKIFRQQGDSVFIDMLNKMRVGNVDSDTEMEFKKLSRPLPDDEIIPAELYSTRYEVDSANNSRLAKLPGDIITYNSIDGGSLEDEEAKSRLLQNFLAPKQLKLKIGAQVMMIKNIDSTLVNGSLGKVIDFIDPDTYMFYDTIVNNPRIPTEELEKFRSNPELLKEAYEKKEEKEDNIQTSKRGRNTLIKKAFNENEETPVAALGESLFDFLADVTGNDSSIVENLNRKRELLNDIHRSSTGQRRLPLVRFKTTDLTTRTVLVEPEDWAIEDEDEKPIVSRIQLPLMLAWSLSIHKSQGQTLPKVKVDLKRVFEKGQAYVALSRAISRDGLQVLNFDRNKIHAHVSVVKFYDTLVSADDAIKDLKQRDQVKQEQKVNENSAPSYTYNKNTFKKDTNQYYVNKNKLPGIEQMLQNSKRHKSSGL, from the coding sequence ATGATTACAAAGTGTAATACTAAAACACTTTATCGGCTTATTAAATTTGGTAATATCCAGTTGACTACAAGTATCTTTTATCAAAGCAGTCGAGTGTTCACAAAATACCTTATATCAAATTATCACACTATGAGTGGGAATTATGAAGATCTCAAGGAATTATTATCTGACTCAAGTGATTGGGATATTAACGAATCGAGATCTAGAGCTACAATTAATACCAAAACTGCAGCTGTGAATATAGCTCATATTTCAACGCCTAAAAAAATAGGAACCCTGAAGAAGAATGATAGTGAAGATTTATCTTTTATCGATGATCTGGAAGAGGATTCTTCATTGTTAAAGCTTTTGCATAAGAAAAAGACCAATGATAAGACACTTTTTGGAGCACTTAATCAAAGACCGAAGAATAAAAGTTTGCTTAAGACACCACAGGATATATCCCCAAACTTTTGGAAtgacattaaaaataatagtagCCCTTTATTTACGAAGAACACTAGTACTCAGCTTACAAATATACACAAAGTTCTACATAGTCAAAGAGATTACTCAACAGGTTCATCTAATATAAGTTCAAACGAACATAATCAAAAAAGCATCGATAAGAAGAAAACCTTTAAAGATATCCAGGAGGAAGAATTGGAATTATTACTTGCTTCACAATCCAATGAATCAACAATTAATGAGGAAAactctttaaaatataaacaatCAGATGAAGCATTACAAGAGCAGTTGGATGATGATTTTGATCACGTAGACGAGATCGATGTAGATCTAGTGGACGAAGTAGATATTGAGGCTAAGATAAATtatgataattttattaaggAACAACGTAAAAATTTAGAGATCTCAAGCGAAAATGCCAAACCAACacatatttcaatttctgaTGAAAGTTCTCCAATAGTTATAAAGAAGAGAGAAAAAACGAGATATGgaaataaatttcatttattaactCAACGTCCAGGATTAAATAGTGATGATAATCCAATTAAAACTCTTAATTTGCctaaagataataaaataatgataccAATACGTTTAAGTGAGGAACAAGAAAATGTGATAAAATTAGCTGAGGAAGGTCgcaatatattttataccGGGAGTGCTGGTACTGGGAAGTCCGTATTATTACGTCAAATGATTAAAGTTTTAAAACGAAAATATGGCCATGCTAGAGTAGGTATAACGGCTTCAACTGGGTTAGCTGCATGCAATATTGGGGGTATCACCGTACATTCATTCACTGGTATTGGTTTAGGTAAGGgagatgaagaaaatctTTATAAAAAAGTAAGAAGGTCAAGAAAACATCTGAAAAGATGGCAAAATATAAGCGCTTTAATCATAGATGAAATTTCTATGTTGGATGGTATACTATTAGAcaagttaaattatattgcACAAAAAATTAGGAAAAACAAAGCACCATTTGGAggaattcaaattatattctGTGGTGATTTTTTCCAATTGCCTCCAGTAGTTAAAGATAATTCTCCTCTTAAGTTTGCATTTGAATCTGATATTTGGAAAAATGGTATTGATGTCACAATTATGTTACAGAAAATTTTTAGACAACAAGGTGACTCAGTGTTCATTGATATGTTGAATAAAATGAGAGTAGGAAATGTTGATTCAGACACTGAAATGGAATTCAAGAAATTGTCCAGACCTTTACCTGACGATGAAATTATACCTGCAGAATTATATAGTACAAGATATGAAGTTGATAGTGCAAATAATTCCAGACTGGCCAAACTTCCTGGGGATATAATAACATacaattcaattgatgGAGGGTCATTGGAAGACGAAGAAGCTAAATCCAGGCTGTTACAGAATTTTTTGGCACCAAAGCAACTAAAGCTGAAAATTGGTGCTCAGGTTATGATGATTAAGAACATAGATTCTACCTTAGTGAATGGGTCTTTAGGGAAAGTTATAGATTTTATAGACCCTGATACTTATATGTTCTATGATacaattgtaaataatcCAAGAATTCCAAcagaagaattagaaaaattcAGAAGTAATcctgaattattaaaagagGCATATGAGAAaaaggaagaaaaagaagataatatCCAAACGTCAAAGAGAGGTAGAAATACGTTAATAAAGAAAGCTTTCAAcgaaaatgaagaaacaCCAGTGGCTGCATTAGGAGAAAGTTTATTTGACTTCTTGGCTGATGTCACAGGAAATGATTCCAGTATTGtagaaaatttgaatagAAAAAGggaattattaaatgatatcCATCGAAGTTCTACCGGACAGCGTAGACTTCCTTTAGTCAGATTCAAGACAACCGACCTGACGACCAGAACCGTCTTGGTTGAACCCGAAGACTGGGCtattgaagatgaagatgagaAACCAATTGTCTCCCGAATCCAATTACCTCTGATGTTGGCTTGGTCCTTATCTATTCATAAATCACAAGGACAAACTCTACCTAAAGTAAAAGTTGATCTTAAGAGAGTATTTGAAAAGGGTCAAGCATACGTCGCATTGTCAAGAGCAATTTCAAGAGATGGATTAcaagttttaaattttgatagaaataaaattcacGCCCATGTGTCGGTagttaaattttatgaCACACTTGTTTCAGCTGATGATGCCATTAAAGATCTAAAACAGAGAGATCAAGTAAAACAGGAGCAAAAAGTAAACGAAAATAGTGCTCCTTCATATACCTACAATAAGAATACGTTCAAAAAAGATACCAATCAATATTatgttaataaaaataaattaccTGGTATTGAACAAATGTTACAAAATTCGAAACGCCATAAATCATCAGgtttataa
- the OGG1 gene encoding 8-oxoguanine glycosylase OGG1 (similar to Saccharomyces cerevisiae OGG1 (YML060W); ancestral locus Anc_4.321), translated as MTGANYGSFIVRKKELLLDNVLQVGQSFRWVYNESSQEYVTTMKISGQYHVVLLKQVELNQDDESDLKNTIVQYATLGDTCDSKSLESHLMDYFRMDVSVENLYNKYWLPNDVRFKAHYPTGNRMLAQEPWETLVSFICSSNNNISRITKMCHELCRNFGTELKPEIDRDDTGSSHYTFPSSDDIVNKATEDKLRELGFGYRAKYIMETAKLLVEQKKANDFTDDSEYLLSVKDSSSYIELREHLMGYTGVGPKVADCVCLMGFRHDDVVPVDVHISRIAKRDYKFQVNKKSMENLRKQYASYPVTKKKINLELDLIRVMFVKKWGKYAGWAQGILFSNEIGKSSGATTNGDVKKRQLELDIQVKEETVENSDKIKRKK; from the coding sequence ATGACAGGTGCAAATTATGGCTCATTTATTGTTCGGAAGAAAGAGTTGTTGTTAGATAATGTTTTACAGGTTGGTCAATCATTTAGATGGGTATACAATGAATCTTCTCAAGAATATGTGACAACTATGAAGATCTCGGGACAATACCATGTGGTTTTGTTGAAGCAAGTAGAACTGAATCAGGATGATGAATCAGATCTGAAAAATACTATTGTGCAATATGCAACTCTGGGTGACACTTGTGACTCTAAAAGTTTGGAATCACATTTAATGGATTACTTTAGAATGGATGTCTCTGTTGAAAACTTATACAACAAATATTGGCTTCCTAATGATGTAAGATTCAAAGCGCATTATCCTACAGGAAATAGGATGTTGGCTCAGGAACCATGGGAAACATTAGTATCCTTCATATGTTCTAgcaataacaatatatcAAGGATTACTAAAATGTGTCATGAATTATGCAGAAATTTTGGTACAGAATTAAAACCAGAAATTGATAGAGATGACACTGGCTCTTCTCATTACACATTTCCAAGTAGTGATGATATCGTCAATAAAGCTACTGAGGACAAGTTAAGGGAACTTGGATTTGGTTATCGagcaaaatatattatggAAACTGCCAAATTGCTTGTTGAGCAGAAGAAAGCAAATGATTTCACAGATGATTCCGAATATCTGTTATCAGTAAAAGATTCAAGTTCATATATTGAACTAAGAGAGCATCTGATGGGATACACTGGTGTTGGACCTAAAGTGGCTGACTGTGTATGTTTGATGGGATTTAGGCATGATGATGTAGTACCCGTCGATGTTCATATATCGCGAATTGCCAAGAGAgattataaatttcaagTGAATAAGAAATCTATGGAAAATTTAAGGAAACAATACGCAAGCTATCCAGTAACTAAGAAAAAGATTAACCTAGAGTTAGATTTGATAAGAGTGATGTTTGTAAAAAAATGGGGGAAGTATGCAGGTTGGGCCCAaggtattttattttcgaATGAAATTGGGAAATCAAGTGGTGCTACTACAAATGGTGACGTTAAAAAACGTCAGTTGGAACTGGATATTCAAGTTAAAGAGGAGACTGTTGAGAATAGTGATAAAATCAAGAggaaaaaatag
- the MRPL4 gene encoding mitochondrial 54S ribosomal protein uL29m (similar to Saccharomyces cerevisiae MRPL4 (YLR439W); ancestral locus Anc_4.320) has protein sequence MLAFKRGFHNTVNTAARTRYTKPKPKHVPKVIAPPPSQVTHHYNNLKITAPVPPVVQNIVCPDDHPLWQFFADKKFMRSPSDVDSTSRAWSIPELRRKSFDDLHSLWYICLKERNILARENHLLRNIVNGNQGTFEDVSEKIRTTMWRIRHVLSERDWAFKNAQLAFENERANFIKEFETDFLKMTQEEDEVAFESLARFQKSIFGISEYLDENVVDRTFVDGLKIVANLKLQKFAPREEAIRKFIDALENNRLDDVGEAFVIFTAENGAKDVKDACDAVLDLRDSNNKIARIDEINTVSQYIKSLAEVQKQPEVENENESQTF, from the coding sequence ATGCTAGCTTTCAAAAGAGGATTTCACAACACAGTGAATACTGCTGCAAGAACAAGATATACTAAACCGAAGCCTAAACATGTGCCAAAAGTGATTGCACCTCCTCCTTCCCAGGTGACCCatcattataataatttgaagattACGGCCCCTGTTCCTCCAGTGGTTCAAAACATTGTTTGTCCTGATGACCATCCACTGTGGCAATTTTTTGCAGATAAGAAATTTATGAGATCTCCATCTGATGTTGATTCGACTTCGAGAGCCTGGAGTATTCCAGAGTTAAGAAGAAAGTCATTTGACGATTTGCATTCGTTATGGTACATCTGTTTAAAAGAACGTAATATTTTGGCAAGAGAGAATCACCTTCTAAGGAATATTGTCAATGGTAATCAAGGCACATTTGAAGATGTTTCTGAAAAGATTAGAACTACTATGTGGAGAATAAGACACGTTTTAAGTGAAAGAGACTGGGCATTCAAGAATGCCCAACTGGCATTCGAAAACGAAAGGgccaattttattaaagaatttgaaacaGACTTCTTAAAAATGACACAAGAGGAAGATGAAGTAGCCTTTGAATCTTTAGCGagatttcaaaaatctATTTTTGGAATTAGTGAGTATCTTGACGAAAATGTTGTTGATAGAACTTTTGTCGATGGTCTAAAAATTGTGGCCAACTTAAAACTACAAAAATTTGCTCCACGTGAAGAAGCCATTAGGAAATTCATTGATGCCCTGGAAAATAATAGATTAGATGATGTAGGTGAAGCATTCGTTATATTTACCGCTGAAAATGGAGCCAAAGATGTGAAAGATGCTTGCGATGCCGTACTGGATTTAAGAGactctaataataaaattgctagaattgatgaaataaatacagTCAGCCAGTACATAAAAAGCTTAGCTGAAGTGCAAAAACAACCTGAAGTTGAAAACGAAAATGAAAGTCAAACATTCTAA
- the LSM3 gene encoding U4/U6-U5 snRNP complex subunit LSM3 (similar to Saccharomyces cerevisiae LSM3 (YLR438C-A); ancestral locus Anc_4.319): protein MSLATPLDLLKLNLDERVYVKLRGARELVGTLQAFDSHCNFVLSDAVETIYQLIDGELKSREKSSEMIFVRGDTVALITTPLPDE from the coding sequence ATGTCATTAGCTACACCTTTggatttattgaaattgaatttagatGAAAGGGTCTACGTCAAATTACGTGGTGCCAGAGAGCTTGTCGGTACACTACAGGCCTTCGATTCTCATTGTAATTTTGTCCTCAGCGATGCTGTCGAGACTATTTATCAACTTATAGATGGAGAATTAAAATCTAGAGAAAAAAGCTCTGAAATGATCTTTGTTAGAGGTGATACTGTTGCATTAATCACCACCCCACTTCCTGATGAATAG
- the NTE1 gene encoding lysophospholipase (similar to Saccharomyces cerevisiae NTE1 (YML059C); ancestral locus Anc_4.318), producing the protein MIYKIWYILSFVLLRIPSWIFVTANAIKFTIPFTTLFVTFIITSYVIYYIVKSRVLSQYKKLTPEKEELKSLGSSSSKCSSVNLDQARSSAQDKSSKHEKKNIFFHYEDDRSFSSYLDQFLSAIKIFGYLEKPVFNDLTKNMKTQKLNEGEILLLDDAIGLAIVVEGSLQIYHNVSDNSGNGIISNSYTKNCANDYINSASVNYSSEHSSISDNLKVENSCLDTNSNNSETSSNNDNYEESDGFSEDSNTYIRFKNGSGKYQLLNTVKPGNPVSSLVNILNLFTSKKSKQNSNNNAQENITNNNSTSNLSNSQNFSHFGAKDLSTLTFDDANPVFYPLPNIVARAATNCTIAIIPPKSFSKLVETYPRSASHIIQMVLTRLYRVTFQTAHDYLGLTSEIMEIEYLLNKNVRYELPYFLKEAVVNCYKHTKQAYSTNNNSKGSSIINLNSKTSNKSSSSTKSFLSEIPLKFSVPKSKSNSQLNTNNIFESFGGGSRNFVLKSSKDHSNPGDLLSNVPLTRRDLSTSDAVTPISSNNNFSAILDNALSPLLEFENEKRPVKIKNGFPEVSNNKSEKTQRGTLNSHSDSENDGKIKYFSLQEGTDEATLRFALVEAIFNILSINEESFYAKKSRTASLTTPTLTHRISNSSDNSLESSIYSTQQDYPDSAIKILPSEYAITSHKFKPKLSTTYKEEVPTSIDFESVKKEFSDNIDLQYHPKGETIVEQNNNSKGLFYVISGSIDVTYTNSPGMDYVPEMNSSNKEFNEDLKKVEQFLYTVESGGIAGYLASLVNSKSFVNLKARTDVYVGFLSNQTLERFYDKYCLLHLRLAEILTTLISPRMLKLDHALEWIHLSASETLFNKGDPANGIYVILNGRVRQVSDKHYFQSPELAQGESFGEVEVLTAMNRMSSIQAVRETELARIPRTLFGILALEQPSIMFRISRLVARKILDINLGSDVPTRVTADNGYKYDFNLMIPSLNGNAHKGAHPKNKNSYRTITILPVTEGLPVNSFANKLVQAFRQVGRNTIGLNMRTALNHLGRHAFDKLAKLKLSGYFAELEVMYQTVVYIADSPVNSSWTNTCISQGDCILLLADANDSADIGEYELLLQKVGTTARTELILLHPERYVEPGSTYNWLKQRNWVDAHHHMQFLVNPLSERLNMRSHNKNASRLALVDRIMNTEFSKLTQENISKYVPESIKSKVETISRRIRGRSHQYYSSSDPNKNDFLRLARILSDQAIGVVLGGGGARGISHLGVLQAIEEQGIPIDLIGGTSMGAFVAGLYAKDYDIVPIYGRLKSFCARIGSLWRMIGDLTWPVTSYTTGHEFNRGIWKTFGDTRIEDFWIQYYCNSTNITESIQEIHSFGYAWRYIRASMSLAGLLPPLEAKGSMLLDGGYVDNLPVDEMKGRGCDIVIAVDVGSVDDRTPMNYGDSLNGFWILFNKWNPFSSYPNIPTMAEIQMRLGYVSSVNALERAKRTPGIIYTRPPVADFATLDFGKFEQIYNVGLDYGRSYLKTLIENKNMPFIAGSKATLIDTAIPEFLSRRRNSI; encoded by the coding sequence ATGATCTACAAAATTTGGTACATCTTatcatttgttttattaagaATACCTAGTTGGATATTTGTTACTGCAAATGCCATCAAGTTTACAATTCCATTTACAACACTCTTTGTCACATTTATAATCACAAGTTatgttatttattatattgtgAAAAGTAGGGTATTATCTCAATATAAAAAGCTAACCCCAGAAAAAGAAGAGTTAAAAAGTTTGggttcttcttcatctaaATGTTCTTCAGTTAATCTAGATCAAGCAAGAAGTTCTGCTCAAGATAAGAGTTCAAAAcatgaaaagaaaaacatcttttttcattacGAAGATGATAgatctttttcttcttatcTGGATCAATTTTTGAGTGCTATTAAGATTTTTGGATACTTAGAGAAACCTGTATTCAATGATTTGACTAAGAATATGAAGACTCAAAAGCTAAATGAAGGTGAGATCCTTTTATTAGATGATGCAATAGGTTTGGCCATCGTCGTTGAAGGTAGCTTACAAATATACCACAACGTGTCAGATAATTCTGGTAATGGTATCATATCAAATTCCTATACTAAAAATTGTGCTAATGACTACATTAATTCTGCATCAGTTAATTACAGTTCTGAACATTCAAGTATTAGTGATAATCTTAAAGTTGAAAACTCCTGCTTAGATACAAATTCTAATAACAGCGAAACATCTTCTAACAATGACAATTATGAAGAATCAGATGGATTTTCAGAAGATTCAAACACTTATATAAGGTTTAAAAATGGTTCTGGAAAATATCAGTTATTAAATACCGTAAAACCTGGTAACCCTGTATCGTCCTTGGTAAATATACTAAATTTATTCACCtcaaagaaatcaaaacaGAATTCGAATAATAATGCACAAGAAAACATTACAAACAATAATTCTACTAGTAACTTGTCAAATTCTCAAAACTTCTCTCATTTCGGTGCAAAGGACTTATCAACCTTAACTTTCGATGATGCAAATCCTGTTTTCTATCCTTTGCCTAATATAGTAGCCAGAGCTGCTACAAATTGCACAATTGCTATCATTCCACCAAAGTCTTTTAGCAAACTGGTAGAGACCTACCCTAGATCAGCTTCTCATATCATACAAATGGTCTTAACAAGACTATATAGAGTTACTTTTCAAACGGCTCATGATTATTTGGGATTAACTTCCGAAATTATGGAGATAGAATACTTGTTAAACAAGAATGTTAGATACGAATTAccatattttttgaaagaagCTGTTGTTAATTGTTACAAACATACTAAACAAGCATATTCTaccaataataattcaaaaggTAGTAGTATTATTAATCTTAATTCAAAGACTTCGAATAAATCTAGTTCTTCTactaaatcatttttatcagAAATTCCACTAAAATTCAGTGTACCTAAATCCAAGTCAAACTCCCAACTAAATacaaacaatatatttgaaagttttGGAGGTGGATCCAGgaattttgttttaaaatcttcGAAAGATCACAGTAATCCTGGagatttattatctaatGTTCCTTTGACGAGAAGAGATCTTTCGACCTCAGATGCTGTAACTCCTATTTCATCGAATAATAACTTCTCAGCTATACTAGATAATGCATTATCACCTCTACtggaatttgaaaatgaaaagagaccagtaaaaattaaaaatggttTTCCTGAAgttagtaataataaaagtgAGAAGACACAAAGAGGAACTTTAAACTCACACTCAGATTCTGAAAATGAtggaaaaattaaatatttttctttgcaGGAAGGAACAGACGAAGCCACTTTAAGATTTGCTCTTGTTGAAgcaatttttaatatcctAAGTATTAATGAAGAGAGTTTTTACGCCAAAAAAAGTCGTACAGCTTCCCTTACAACTCCAACCCTTACTCATAGAATAAGCAACTCCTCAGATAATTCACTGGAATCATCAATCTACTCAACACAACAAGACTATCCTGATTCGgctataaaaatattaccaAGTGAATATGCAATCACATCCCATAAATTTAAACCAAAATTATCAACTACTTATAAGGAGGAAGTTCCAACTTCAATCGATTTTGAGAGTgttaaaaaagaattttcagataatattgatttacAATATCATCCAAAAGGCGAAACTATTGTCGAACAGAACAACAATAGTAAAGGGTTATTTTACGTGATATCTGGAAGTATCGATGTAACTTACACCAATTCTCCTGGCATGGATTATGTTCCTGAAATgaattcttctaataaagaatttaatgaagatttaaaaaaagttgaacaatttttatatacagTTGAAAGTGGAGGTATAGCTGGATACCTAGCCTCATTAGTCAATTCGAAATCTTTTGTTAATCTTAAAGCCAGAACTGATGTCTATGTTGGATTTTTATCCAATCAAACTTTGGAACGTTTCTACGACAAATACTGTCTTTTGCATCTCAGGTTAGCAGAAATATTAACCACACTTATTTCGCCAAGAATGTTAAAGTTAGATCATGCATTGGAATGGATTCATCTTTCGGCATCTGAAACTCTATTTAATAAAGGAGACCCAGCTAACGGAATTTATGTCATATTAAATGGAAGGGTCAGGCAAGTATCGGACAAACATTATTTCCAATCACCAGAATTGGCACAAGGTGAAAGCTTTGGCGAGGTTGAAGTGTTGACAGCAATGAATCGTATGTCTTCAATACAGGCAGTAAGAGAAACAGAATTAGCACGTATACCCAGAACGTTATTTGGAATACTTGCTTTAGAACAACCTTCTATTATGTTTAGAATTTCGAGACTGGTCGCGCGCAAAATCCTTGATATTAATTTGGGGTCTGACGTTCCAACCAGAGTGACAGCTGATAATGGTTataaatatgattttaACTTGATGATTCCTTCCTTAAACGGAAATGCACATAAGGGAGCTCATcctaaaaataaaaattcataCAGAACAATAACTATTTTACCTGTAACAGAAGGACTTCCTGTTAATTCGTTTGCGAATAAATTGGTACAAGCTTTTAGACAAGTGGGCAGAAACACAATTGGACTAAACATGAGGACAGCATTAAATCATCTAGGAAGGCATgcatttgataaattagcTAAATTAAAGCTAAGTGGTTACTTTGCCGAACTAGAAGTAATGTATCAAACCGTTGTTTACATAGCTGACTCACCGGTAAACTCTAGCTGGACAAATACATGCATTTCGCAAGGTGACTGTATACTGTTATTAGCGGACGCAAATGATTCAGCTGACATAGGGGAGTATGAGTTACTTCTACAAAAAGTTGGAACTACGGCACGGACTGAATTAATCCTCTTACATCCTGAAAGATATGTCGAACCTGGTTCTACCTACAATTGGttaaaacaaagaaattgGGTAGATGCACACCATCATATGCAATTTCTTGTCAATCCATTATCGGAAAGATTAAACATGCGTTCCCATAATAAGAATGCGTCAAGACTCGCTTTGGTTGATAGGATAATGAACACCGAATTTAGTAAATTGACACaggaaaatatttcaaaatatgtTCCCGAATCTATAAAATCGAAGGTTGAAACAATTTCAAGGAGAATTAGAGGTAGAAGCcatcaatattattcatcAAGTGATCccaataaaaatgattttttgaGACTTGCAAGGATCTTGTCGGATCAAGCAATTGGTGTTGTATTGGGTGGAGGTGGTGCCAGGGGAATCAGTCATTTGGGAGTTTTACAAGCTATTGAAGAACAAGGTATCccaattgatttaattgGAGGAACTTCAATGGGTGCATTTGTTGCAGGCTTGTATGCTAAGGACTATGATATAGTCCCAATATATGGTAGGTTAAAAAGTTTTTGTGCTCGTATTGGTTCATTATGGAGGATGATTGGTGATTTAACTTGGCCAGTAACTTCATACACCACAGGTCATGAGTTTAATAGAGGTATTTGGAAAACTTTTGGAGACACTAGAATTGAAGATTTTTGGatacaatattattgtaattCTACAAATATTACTGAATCTATCCAGGAAATACATTCATTCGGATATGCTTGGAGATACATCAGGGCATCGATGTCACTTGCTGGCTTACTGCCACCATTGGAAGCGAAAGGATCCATGCTGTTAGACGGTGGATACGTTGATAACTTACCAGTCGATGAAATGAAAGGTAGAGGCTGTGATATTGTGATTGCCGTTGATGTAGGTTCAGTTGATGATCGTACTCCAATGAATTATGGTGATTCTTTGAACGGGTTTTGGATCTTGTTCAACAAATGGAAtcctttttcttcttacCCTAATATCCCAACAATGGCTGAAATTCAAATGAGACTAGGTTATGTGTCGTCAGTGAACGCGTTAGAAAGAGCTAAACGCACCCCCGGGATTATATACACCAGACCACCAGTTGCTGATTTTGCGACATTAGATTTTGGCAAATTCGAACAGATATATAATGTCGGTCTTGATTATGGTAGGAGCTATCTTAAAACCTTgattgaaaacaaaaacatgCCGTTTATTGCAGGCTCAAAAGCGACGTTGATTGATACAGCGATTCCAGAATTCTTGTCACGGAGACGTAACAGCATCTAA